The sequence CCAAGGTGACCGACATCGTGGTGCTGGTGGTGGCGGCGGACGACGGCGTGATGCCGCAGACGCTGGAGGCGATCGACCACGCCAAGGCCGCCAACGTGCCCATCATCGTGGCGGTGAACAAGATCGACAAGCCCGAAGCCATGCCGGAGCGGGTGAAGAAGCAACTGGCGGACCGCGGCCTGCTGCCGGAAGAATGGGGCGGCAAGACGGTGTTCGTCGAGGTCTCGGCCAAGAAAAAGACCAACCTGAACCTGCTGCTGGAGATGGTGTGCCTGGTGGCCGACCTGCAAGAGGTGAAGGCCAACCCCGACCGTCCGGCGACGGGCACGGTGCTGGAGGCGCGGCTGGATCGCGGACGCGGCAACGTGGCCACGGTGCTGGTGCAGAACGGGACGCTGCGCCGCGGGGATACGTTCATCGTGGGCAACGTGTTCGGCAAGGTGCGGGCGATGTTCGACGACCGCGGGAATGCCGTGGAAGAGGCCCCGCCGGCGACGCCGGTGGAGCTGCTGGGACTGGAAGGGCTGCCGCAGGCGGGCGACCAACTGGTGGTCATCGCCGACCGCGACCGCGCGCGCCTGATCACGCAGTACCGCGAACAGAAGACGCGCGAAGCGATGCTGGCCAAGAGCACACGGGTGACGCTGGAAGGCCTGGCCGAGCAGATCAAAACCGCAGGCATCAAGGAACTGCCGCTGATCCTGAAGGGTGACGTGCAGGGATCGGTGGAAGTGCTGGCCGATTCGCTGGCCAAGCTCTCCACCGAGAAGGTGAAGATCAAGATCCTGCACTCGGGCGTGGGCGCCATCACCGAGACCGACGTGCTGCTGGCCTCGGCGTCGAACGCCATCATCATCGGCTTCAACGTGCGGCCGGAGCGCAAGGCGCAGGAGCTGGCGGAACAGGAAAACGTCGACATACGCCTGCACTCGATCATCTATGAGCTGCATGACGAGATCAAGAAGGCCATGGCGGGGCTGCTCGAACCGACCCTCAAGGAAACCTACCTGGGGCGCGCGGAAGTGCGCGAAACGTTCCGTATCCCCAAGGTGGGGACCGTGGCCGGCTGCTACGTGCAGGACGGAATCATCAAGCGGGACGGGGAAGTGCGGCTGCTGCGCGACAACGTGGTGGTGTTCAAGGGCAGGATCGGCTCGCTGCGCCGCTTCAAGGAAGATGCCAGCGAGGTACGCCACGGCCTGGAGTGCGGCCTCTCGATCGCCAACTACAGCGACATCAAGAAGGGCGACGTCATCGAGTGCTTTGTGACGCAGAAGGTGGCGGCGGAAGCGTTGGCGTAACAGTTTCGAGTTTCAAGTTTCGAGTTTCGAGCCAAGGGTCCTTCTTGAAACTGGAAACCCGAAACTGCCTTGATTGCTTTTCTCACCGTCGAAATCCGCATCGAGGGGGCGCAGTCGCTGAAGGACAAGCGGCAAGTGCTGCGCAGCCTGAAGGACGGGCTGCGAGCGCGCTTCAACGTCTCCGTGGCGGAGCTGGAGGCCAATGACCTGTGGCAGCGGGCCACGGTCGGCATCGTGAGCATCTCCTCCTCCCGTGATTACCTCGAAGGCCTGATGCAGAAGGTGGAGCGCGAGGCCAGCCACATCGCTTCCTCGACGGGAGCTGAGGTCACGGAAAGCTTTCTGGATTACCTGTGAGACCGGTGTCAGGTCGCAGGTCTCGGGTCTCAGGAACCTACTTCTTGCGTTTCTCGGCGCGGCGGAGCAGTTCGTCGATGCGCGCCTGCATCTTCTGGGAGCGGTCGAGGTGAAAGGTCATCTCCGGAGGATGGGCCAGGCCGAGGCGCACGCCGACTTCGCGGCGGATGTAGCCCCGGGCGGCGGCGAGCCCTTCCATGGTCTGCTCCGCCTCGGCGTCATCGCCTTCGACAGCGACCAGCACGTGAGCGGAGCGGCCGTCGGGCGCGAGCTTCACCTCGGTGACCGTGGCCAGGCCGATGCGCGGGTCCGCCAACTCGCCTTCGAGCAGGGAGCTGATCTCGTCGCGCAGGGCGTCGGCGACACGCTCGAAATGGTGCTCGCGGCTGCGTTGTTCGGGCATCTCTCTCAGGCGCTCGTGCGGAGAGAATGAAGATAGCAGAAAGTAGCGAGTAGCGAGTACCCAGTACCCAGTACCCAGTACCCAGTGAAGTTCTCAGTTCTCAGAAAGACCAAAAGCGAAAAACCGAAAGCCAAAGGCCAAAAGCGAAAGGCCAAGAGCCAAGAGCCAAGGGCTAGAGCCAAGGGCCCAAGAGCCGATATGGATCCCTCGCTTTCGCTCGGGACGACAGTGGAAAACCACCTCCTGCTACACTCGAACGGCGATGAACGGGCGCACGGTGCGGGAACTGGCGACGCTGGCTGCGTTCTGTGTGTTCCTGTTCTTTTTCGGGCTGGGGAGTTTTGGGCTGGTGGGCCCGGATGAGCCGCGATACGCGCAGGTGGCGCGGGAGATGGCGGAGCGCCACGACTGGGTAACACCCACGCTGCACGGCGAGGCGTGGCTGGAGAAACCGATTCTTTACTATTGGCGTGCGCGCATCGCGTACGCCCTGTTCGGGGTTTCGGACTGGCCGGCACGGCTGCCTTCGGCGACCTTCGCCACGTTGATGATCGCGGCTGTCTACGTGTTCACGCGACGCTTCCGGCCGGGCGGTGAACTGGAGGCGGCGCTGATCACAGCGTCATCAGCGGGCGTGATCGGGTTTTCGCGAGCGGCGGCCACCGACATGGAACTGGCTGCGCCCTTCACGGCCGGAATGCTGGCCTGGTACGCGTGGCATGCCACCGGGCGACGCCTGTGGCTGGCGGCGTTCTACTTTTTCCTCGCGGTGGGCACGCTGGCCAAGGGACCGGTGGCGCCGGGCCTTGCGCTGTTGATCCTTATGGCCTACGCGGGCATGCGGCGCGACGTGAGGCTTTTGCGGCGTACGCTATGGCTGCCGGGTGTCCTGCTGTTCCTGATGGTCGCTGTGCCGTGGTACGTGGCGGTGCAGATGGTGAACCCGCAGTTCTTCCGCGTGTTCCTGCTCGAGCACAACCTGGCGCGCTTCGCGACCGACCTGTACCGGCACAAACAACCGTTCTGGTTCTATGTTCCGGTGCTGATCCTTGGGCTTGCGCCATGGACGGCGATCGCGGGGGCATCGCTGGTGGGGGCGATGCAGCGCGGGCGGCTGGCGTGGAAGGAGCGCGGCGAAACGCGCGACCCACTGCCGCTGTTCCTGGCGTCGTGGGCGGTGGTCCCGGTGGTGTTCTTCTCTCTCTCGCAATCGAAGCTGCCGGGCTACATCCTGCCGGCGCTGCCGGCGTGGGGCCTGCTGGCGGCGGACCTGGTGTGGCGGCGACAGCGAGAGGGCAAGCGATTGGGCGCAGGGCTGCTGTGGGGACATGCGCTGGTGCTGGGCGTGATCGCGGGCGCGCTGCCGCTGGTTCCGTTCGTGCTCCAGCGCCCGCCGCAGCCGGTGGAAGCCTGGTCGATGGGAGTAGCGGCGGGCGTCGGTGTGGTGGTGCTGGCAGCGGCGCTGGTCACGCTGCGGCGTTACGGGCTGCCGATGCTGCGCTTCGTCACGCTGGTTCCGGTGGTGCTGACGGTAGCCTTCCTGGTGCGGGTGGAAGCGCTACCAATAGACCGGGCGCTTTCGAGCCGGCCGGTGGCGGCCGAACTGGAACAGCTGGGAACGGCGGGGAAGCCGGTAGCCGGGTTCCGTATCCATCGCAATCTGGAATACGGGTTGGGGTTCTATCGCAACCAGAAGGTGCAGCGGTACGAACGCGGCGAGATCCCGGCGGAAGACCATCTGTTGATTGTGAGGAAAGGGACGCGGGAGGAAGCAGCGAAGCTGGCGGGTGGGCGGAGATTTTCCAGGATCGGGGATTTTGGAGCGCAGGGAGTGGAGTTCTATTGGGTGTCCTCATCGACATCACTGCAACATGAAAAATGAAAAATACAAGAATGCACGCAGAAGGGCGAGGAGTGGCCAGCGGGGTACGAGGGGTTGGTGGCGGGCGAGGGGCGCACTAGACTGACGGGGTGGCGACGGCGGCGCTCAAATCCGTAGAGATCCTGGACCTGCGGCATTTCGGATCGCAAGAGCTGCGGCCGCTGCTGGAGGAAGAGATCGAGCTGTGGGACCGCATGCTGGGCTGGGACTACAGCGGGTCGGCGGAGATGGTGCTGCGCTACATGGATGCGCGCATCCTGCCGGGCTATGTGGCGGTGGAAGGACGGCAGGTGCTGGGGTACTCGTTCTTCGTCTACGAAGGCAGCAAGGGAATCATCGGCGACCTGTTCGTGAGCGCTGGAGGAAAGGCGCAGCGCCATGGCAACGATCCGCTGGAGCACCGCCTGCTGACGCACGTGATCGAAACGCTGGAGCAATCGCCGGGCGTCCATCGCATCGAATCGCAGTTGCTGCCGCACAAGACGGGGAGGGTGGCGCGTCCGTTCCTGGAAACCGGCTTCCGGCGGTATCCACGGCTGTTCATGGTGTGGCCGCTGGAGCTGCGAACGCCGGCGGATTCACCGGCGGAGATCGAGGTGCGTCCCTGGCGGGAGGAAGACTTCCAGAGCGCTGCGGCGGTGATCACGGCGGCGTACCGCGGACACGTGGATGCGGAAATCAACGACCAGTACCGCACGGTGGCGGGCTCTCTGCGGTTCCTGAACAACATCGTACGCTTTCCCGGCTGCGGCACGTTCGACGGCGAGGCGTCGTTCGTGGCCGTGCACCGGCCCACGCAGCTCATGGCAGGGCTGATTCTGTGCTCGAAGGTGCGGCACGACGTGGGGCACATCACGCAGGTGTGCGTGGCGCCGGAGTTCCGCGGGCAGAAGCTGGGAGAGCGGCTGATCGCCGCCTGCCATGACAGCCTGCTGCGCAGGAAGTTCACCTCCCTCTCGCTGACGGTGACGGAAGCGAACGCGAACGCCGTGGAGCTGTACAAGCGGCTGGGGTTCGCCGTGACGCATGTGTTCGATGCGTTTGTGTGGGAGGGATAGGCAGTTAGCGATAGGCGATAAGCAATAAGCGATAGGCGATAAAAAGCATACGAGCCTATTGCTTATCGCTTATTGCAGCATTCAACGCCGCAACAGCCACATCAGCCAGCCGGCGATGATCATCCCGACAATGAAAAAGATGAAGCACTCCACACCGTAGCGGACCTGGTCGCGGGGAGTGCTGCGCTGAGTGATGCCAAAGACGATGGAAGTGAAGAAGGCGAAGATGAGCGCCGCGGAGAAGTGGGAGAGTTCGAGGGTCACGGTTTCTCCCCGATGGCGATGTGGTAGGCATCTACGGCGGCGATGACGTTCAGCAGTCCGGCGACCACGATGTACTTGGTGCCGTAGTCGGCGGTAGCGAGATTGATGGAGCCGCGACCCCAGTCCATCATGCGGGTGACGATGTAAAAGAGGCCCGCGCCCAGGTCGCCGACGAAGCCCAACATGTCGAGGATGTCGCCGGTGTTGGGCGAGTAGACCTTGCCCTGCATCAGGATGCCGAGCACGAACATGGTGGC is a genomic window of Terriglobales bacterium containing:
- the rbfA gene encoding 30S ribosome-binding factor RbfA, which encodes MPEQRSREHHFERVADALRDEISSLLEGELADPRIGLATVTEVKLAPDGRSAHVLVAVEGDDAEAEQTMEGLAAARGYIRREVGVRLGLAHPPEMTFHLDRSQKMQARIDELLRRAEKRKK
- a CDS encoding N-acetyltransferase encodes the protein MATAALKSVEILDLRHFGSQELRPLLEEEIELWDRMLGWDYSGSAEMVLRYMDARILPGYVAVEGRQVLGYSFFVYEGSKGIIGDLFVSAGGKAQRHGNDPLEHRLLTHVIETLEQSPGVHRIESQLLPHKTGRVARPFLETGFRRYPRLFMVWPLELRTPADSPAEIEVRPWREEDFQSAAAVITAAYRGHVDAEINDQYRTVAGSLRFLNNIVRFPGCGTFDGEASFVAVHRPTQLMAGLILCSKVRHDVGHITQVCVAPEFRGQKLGERLIAACHDSLLRRKFTSLSLTVTEANANAVELYKRLGFAVTHVFDAFVWEG
- a CDS encoding glycosyltransferase family 39 protein, which produces MNGRTVRELATLAAFCVFLFFFGLGSFGLVGPDEPRYAQVAREMAERHDWVTPTLHGEAWLEKPILYYWRARIAYALFGVSDWPARLPSATFATLMIAAVYVFTRRFRPGGELEAALITASSAGVIGFSRAAATDMELAAPFTAGMLAWYAWHATGRRLWLAAFYFFLAVGTLAKGPVAPGLALLILMAYAGMRRDVRLLRRTLWLPGVLLFLMVAVPWYVAVQMVNPQFFRVFLLEHNLARFATDLYRHKQPFWFYVPVLILGLAPWTAIAGASLVGAMQRGRLAWKERGETRDPLPLFLASWAVVPVVFFSLSQSKLPGYILPALPAWGLLAADLVWRRQREGKRLGAGLLWGHALVLGVIAGALPLVPFVLQRPPQPVEAWSMGVAAGVGVVVLAAALVTLRRYGLPMLRFVTLVPVVLTVAFLVRVEALPIDRALSSRPVAAELEQLGTAGKPVAGFRIHRNLEYGLGFYRNQKVQRYERGEIPAEDHLLIVRKGTREEAAKLAGGRRFSRIGDFGAQGVEFYWVSSSTSLQHEK
- a CDS encoding DUF6677 family protein, coding for MAEATVVAQPEKAKPARRPVTAWAVVVTIVAWLVPGGGHFLLKRWIRGGLLLLSVATMFVLGILMQGKVYSPNTGDILDMLGFVGDLGAGLFYIVTRMMDWGRGSINLATADYGTKYIVVAGLLNVIAAVDAYHIAIGEKP
- the infB gene encoding translation initiation factor IF-2 — its product is MKGYTPPPRLAPLSTEPLPITRTIVIPEGISVKDLAEKLDVRAKDLIARLLARGVFATINQTLDAELATEMARQFGADTKTISFEEEVAQEFAEATPAADDAAKLIARPPVVTVMGHVDHGKTSLLDAIRETNVAGGEAGGITQHIGAYKVKIADTESPAYGREIVFLDTPGHEAFTRMRARGAKVTDIVVLVVAADDGVMPQTLEAIDHAKAANVPIIVAVNKIDKPEAMPERVKKQLADRGLLPEEWGGKTVFVEVSAKKKTNLNLLLEMVCLVADLQEVKANPDRPATGTVLEARLDRGRGNVATVLVQNGTLRRGDTFIVGNVFGKVRAMFDDRGNAVEEAPPATPVELLGLEGLPQAGDQLVVIADRDRARLITQYREQKTREAMLAKSTRVTLEGLAEQIKTAGIKELPLILKGDVQGSVEVLADSLAKLSTEKVKIKILHSGVGAITETDVLLASASNAIIIGFNVRPERKAQELAEQENVDIRLHSIIYELHDEIKKAMAGLLEPTLKETYLGRAEVRETFRIPKVGTVAGCYVQDGIIKRDGEVRLLRDNVVVFKGRIGSLRRFKEDASEVRHGLECGLSIANYSDIKKGDVIECFVTQKVAAEALA
- a CDS encoding DUF503 domain-containing protein; protein product: MIAFLTVEIRIEGAQSLKDKRQVLRSLKDGLRARFNVSVAELEANDLWQRATVGIVSISSSRDYLEGLMQKVEREASHIASSTGAEVTESFLDYL